Proteins encoded by one window of Torulaspora delbrueckii CBS 1146 chromosome 2, complete genome:
- the GCN1 gene encoding Gcn1p (similar to Saccharomyces cerevisiae GCN1 (YGL195W); ancestral locus Anc_8.155) codes for MAPDSDMLWEEFSLRMEKSCQSSLVSIRVPFMEELAQLVQKGGFETPQLSQISLTLLNTFTRYQDSKSKSLVTEILQTILGLDGRFLTKYLEFILGQVKKSPGSKAMVDYLNLLEWIHAFLQFIVTDDFQFEQHIASLLQAHAFTTFGIENVLDSRETVKKTHYEQNQHRRRMRQTILQSTTKALTSSLKHDSGEKHLALILNSLLKDTKLGLPSSGVVLLMGALTLSSLQMLSSKPSLHNFIKENSVDDFCSFVGREVILGKAPPSVFSLEISLRPFIHEFVTENGFKTHYLPNMEKANLRNPLYGLNFSAEAYAGISAKQVDLLHIFVSSKLMTQSLSSLKSSKEEVRNASLQSMLALLSAISSEKTKAEDLAKFVDELFRNVKSNLNADYKSMASTIFSNIPAISPEVSLTIVKNLSGYIAKEANEQALSRMLDAFFCHYFSLNESDNTINQLIAGGLADKRANVRKVWFCYYLKNCSKASPNVMSEFEDQCLDFLKDTLTHYQRNDQMSKLACIEFIDCSQKAVDLNEKVIEAIRELPETFMLGRCFLDLTLSRTLSASDRLKCVSILEEAFQREPELVGLSVVEALEIKIQGEEDEPSEATSYRYITPVLNVISQHVVQTSSLVKVLVRLLTISQYEKFSMKNNWAGLVMNAKLDPAKLVEDSKVEIVNKFSQILTDPTLAESVYGHCALKAFAYVSFINSRAIAPMVSKMVETDLQTGELSKYTENDLLIWAGNEGEMVFDVLETNTSKQSIDKNSKDYVTLKWEASVRKEQAKKTNKKLTKEEILLVKEQLAKESAVRAKVSQSALKLKRSIRLVKQLTKDAALVDNGKNLWFPVAVSHLLTLMQEPNSLVLVGRLAQESYLDLSTIISERLGTVRLFIGTAILRVLKVPGIEERFLQEPVFELLSRVLFRVKFVSGQNPLDSITLTYLLPLLINVLEEGKRVAIKNADKPISRTEFVEEDKEEEHLLLAMEIISTHAEAFEDSSIPRVPIIQVLLSLLTLPSKAKSAKECLNALCQSISVAPTGEDLETLISSVLSPNEFVRSTVLQIIDNEFELESMLKHSPEIFICKFDSDETNASVADFIWEFNKFRITDELLHALFTFFGQPDSGLRLFTARAYAATCRSLIHTGKRSPDQYVGLLTQFYLEKAEPLKPLLDEYGLVAVAAADRKDPWEERSTAAIALHQIVDFLDKNDSVTKLVEFLVQDGALGDREPLVRQEMKEAGIALITKHGANNVELLIPIFEESLSAKTASSIKENVIILYGTLARHLNSEDDRIHTIIARLIATLDTPSSDVQQAVSACLSPLVPMFKSRAEEYISDLMTKLLDPVTPKASRKGAAWGIAGLVKGYGISSLSQFDIIRDLIEAAEDKKEPKRRESVAFAFEYLSKSLKQFFEPYVIEVLPNILKNLGDSVPEVRDATAEATKAIMAHTTSFGVKKLIPVAISNLDEIAWRTKRGSVELLGNMAYLNPSQLSSSLSSIVPQIVGVLNDSHKEVRKAADESLKRFGEVIRNPEIQKLVPVLINAIGDPTKYTDEALDSLIQTQFVHYIDGPSLALIIHVIHRGMHDRSANTKRKACKIVGNMAILVDTRDLIPYLQQLIDEVETAMVDPVPTTRATAARALGAMVEKLGEEQFPDLIDRLLGTLSDDTKSGDRLGSAQALAEVISGLGLSKLEEMLPTILAGVSSFRSYVREGYMPLLLFIPVCFGPQFAPYINQIIQPILAGLADNDENIRDTALKAGKLIVKNYATKAIDLLLPELERGMFDENERIRLSSVQLSGELLFQVTGVSSKNEFGEEDGEYHGEVTKKMVDVLGQERRDRILSALFVCRNDTSGIVRASTVDIWKALVPNTPRTVKEILPVLISMIVVHLASFSITLRNIAAQTLGDMVRRVGGNALSQLLPTLERSLEDTSSPDSRQGVCIALRELIESSSAETLAEYQPMVVRMIRDTLVDSSESVREASALCFDAYQEVVGNVAVDEVLPYMLNLLESSADSQYALLGLQEIMSTKSELIFPILIPTLLSPPIDAFRASAVGSLAEVAGSALYRRLSTIINALVDSLVGAPADDATKDALRNALSKVFLSVTEGEGLHPLLQQIMALLKSEVPEKRIVILEQLPEFFSKTVLDYEIYTTDFVSNAILSLDDKDMRIVKGNYEALSALLASTKGKSDLEKFIKPARQALHMTGKSGEDLPAFALPKGPNCVLPIFLHGLMYGSNDEREDSALGIADVVSKTPAAGLKPYVSTITGPLIRVVGERFSSDIKAAILYALNILFAKIPQFLRPFIPQLQRTFIKSLSDPSNETLRLRAAKALGTLIEYQPRVDPLVVELVTGAKQTTDFGVKTAMLKALLEVVSKAGTKLGEPSKLKIVDLVEEGILSSNDKLATAYAKLIGSVSEVLSTEEVHKILETKVLGSALTDDSKKYGILTLNSFLRDVPLHIINTDLVDDVVEYVRNAIESPNAYFCENGLIAASKMLLLENETKSPFSKAEAQERLHLGEENIKQLMNAVSRAIVQPVSSSLDARRLSLVAVRTLARFKFSECVEPFLDILGPSIFSGLRDTVIPIKLASEKAYIAVFRLVEEEDMETFNTWFAKISANSELANAAGVPIQSRSIGDYTKRVGKRLANVERERIAEGGDAEAMFSDRFEDERELWAVGGVELKEDV; via the coding sequence ATGGCCCCAGATTCTGACATGTTGTGGGAAGAGTTCTCTCTTCGTATGGAGAAGAGCTGTCAGAGTTCGTTAGTCTCGATTAGAGTCCCATttatggaagaattggcaCAGCTGGTTCAAAAAGGGGGATTCGAGACTCCACAATTATCCCAAATTTCTCTCACTCTTTTAAATACATTTACGAGATACCAAGATTCGAAATCAAAATCGCTAGTAACCGAGATCTTACAAACTATTCTAGGCCTCGATGGGAGATTCTTGACAAAGTATCTCGAATTCATTCTAGGtcaagtgaaaaaatccCCGGGATCTAAGGCAATGGTTGATTACCTCAATTTGCTTGAGTGGATTCATGCATTTTTACAATTCATTGTCACGGATGATTTTCAATTCGAGCAGCATATTGCTAGTCTGCTGCAAGCTCACGCATTCACCACTTTTGGTATCGAAAACGTTTTGGACAGTCGTGAGACAGTAAAGAAGACCCATTACGAACAAAATCAGCATAGAAGAAGGATGCGTCAGACAATCTTGCAATCAACGACAAAGGCTTTGACCTCGTCGCTCAAACATGACAGTGGGGAAAAGCATCTTGCTTTAATATTGAATTCACTGCTCAAAGACACCAAACTTGGACTGCCTTCGTCGGGTGTAGTCCTTTTGATGGGGGCTCTCACTCTTTCAAGCTTACAGATGTTATCGTCGAAGCCTTCGCTACACAATTTCATAAAAGAAAATTCGGTTGATGATTTTTGCTCATTTGTTGGAAGAGAAGTTATCCTCGGAAAAGCACCACCTTCAGTGTTCTCACTCGAAATATCCTTGCGACCATTTATCCATGAGTTTGTCACCGaaaatggtttcaagaCTCACTATCTACCCAACATGGAGAAAGCCAATCTAAGAAATCCACTTTATGGACTAAACTTTTCAGCTGAAGCTTATGCTGGAATTTCTGCCAAACAAGTGGACCTTTTGCATATCTTCGTGTCATCCAAATTAATGACTCAAAGTCTTTCCTCGCTCAAGAgttccaaggaagaagtGAGGAATGCCTCATTGCAGTCCATGCTGGCGCTACTCTCTGCAATATCTTCTGAAAAGACCAAGGCGGAAGATCTCGCTAAATTCGTGGATGAGCTATTTAGAAATGTCAAATCTAATCTGAATGCTGATTATAAATCTATGGCATCTACGATTTTCTCCAATATTCCAGCAATATCTCCAGAGGTGAGTTTAACGATCGTTAAGAATCTTTCAGGTTACATtgcaaaagaagcaaatgAACAGGCCCTTAGTCGCATGCTAGATGCCTTCTTCTGTCATTATTTCAGCCTGAACGAATCGGATAATACAATCAATCAACTAATCGCTGGAGGTCTGGCAGATAAAAGAGCCAATGTCAGAAAAGTTTGGTTTTGCTATTACTTGAAAAACTGCTCTAAGGCGTCGCCAAATGTTATGAGCGAATTCGAAGACCAATgtcttgattttttgaaagatacaCTCACACACTACCAAAGAAACGATCAGATGAGCAAGCTTGCTTGCATTGAGTTCATCGATTGCTCGCAGAAAGCGGTGGACTTGAACGAAAAGGTGATAGAAGCTATAAGGGAGCTGCCTGAGACGTTCATGCTAGGCCGTTGTTTTCTGGATCTGACATTGTCTAGAACTTTGTCTGCATCCGACCGTCTGAAATGTGTGAGTATTCTAgaagaagcttttcaaaggGAACCTGAATTGGTGGGCTTGAGTGTTGTCGAAGCGCTCGAGATAAAGATCCAGGGTGAGGAAGACGAACCTTCGGAAGCCACTTCCTACAGATATATTACTCCTGTACTGAATGTTATTTCACAACATGTTGTGCAAACATCTTCCCTAGTTAAAGTCCTTGTGAGACTCTTGACGATATCACAGTACGAAAAGTTCAGTATGAAGAATAACTGGGCTGGCTTAGTGATGAACGCTAAGCTGGATCCGGCCAAACTAGTTGAAGATAGTAAGGTTGAAATTGTGAATAAGTTCTCTCAAATTTTGACAGACCCAACCTTGGCGGAATCGGTATATGGCCATTgtgctttgaaagctttcGCATATGTCTCCTTCATTAACAGTCGTGCCATCGCCCCAATGGTTTCTAAGATGGTCGAAACTGATTTGCAAACTGGCGAGCTATCGAAATACACCGAGAATGATTTACTAATATGGGCAGGTAATGAAGGCGAAATGGTTTTTGACGTCTTGGAAACTAATACGTCAAAGCAGTCCATCGATAAAAACTCCAAGGACTACGTAACGCTTAAATGGGAAGCTAGCGTCAGGAAGGAACAAGCAAAGAAGACCAATAAAAAACTGACAAAGGAAGAGATATTGCTGGTCAAAGAACAACTCGCTAAGGAATCAGCAGTGAGAGCTAAAGTGTCGCAGAGCGCTTTAAAGCTAAAACGCAGTATTCGGCTGGTTAAACAGCTCACTAAAGATGCAGCTTTAGTGGACAACGGCAAAAATCTATGGTTTCCAGTTGCTGTCTCTCATTTACTCACGCTAATGCAAGAACCAAATTCCTTGGTCTTAGTTGGAAGGTTGGCTCAAGAATCTTACTTAGATTTATCTACCATCATATCTGAAAGGCTTGGTACCGTACGTTTGTTTATTGGCACAGCTATTTTGCGTGTTCTTAAGGTACCTGGTATCGAGGAGCGTTTCCTTCAAGAGCCAGTCTTTGAATTGTTATCAAGGGTGTTGTTTAGGGTAAAATTTGTTTCTGGTCAAAACCCTCTAGACTCCATCACTTTAACATATCTTCTTCCCTTACTGATTAACGTTCTGGAGGAAGGTAAAAGAGTGGCGATAAAAAATGCTGATAAGCCAATCTCGAGAACCGAGTTTGTCGAAGAGgacaaagaggaagagcaTTTGTTGCTGGCAATGGAGATCATTTCAACGCATGCAGAGGCATTTGAGGACTCTTCCATCCCAAGAGTACCAATAATTCAAGTGCTACTATCGCTTTTGACGCTGCCATCAAAGGCCAAGTCGGCCAAAGAATGCCTGAACGCTTTATGTCAAAGTATCTCGGTGGCTCCTACAggtgaagatttggaaacACTGATATCTAGTGTTTTGTCACCCAATGAGTTCGTTCGTTCCACAGTACTACAAataattgataatgaatttGAGCTCGAGTCCATGCTGAAACATTCACCTGAGATCTTTATCTGCAAATTTGATTCTGATGAAACCAATGCAAGTGTGGCCGACTTTATATGGgaattcaacaaattcagAATCACAGATGAATTGTTGCACGCTCTATTTACATTTTTTGGTCAACCAGATAGTGGTCTGAGACTTTTCACAGCCAGAGCATACGCTGCCACCTGTAGGTCGCTCATTCATACCGGAAAACGTTCTCCGGATCAATATGTGGGCCTGTTGACCCAGTTCTACTTAGAGAAAGCTGAACCTTTGAAGCCACTACTTGACGAATACGGTTTAGTTGCAGTCGCAGCCGCCGATAGAAAGGATCCATGGGAGGAAAGAAGTACTGCAGCTATTGCGTTACACCAAATTGTTGACTTCCTTGACAAAAATGACTCAGTTACTAAGCTAGTCGAGTTTTTGGTGCAAGATGGCGCTTTAGGAGATAGAGAGCCGTTGGTTCGCCAAGAGATGAAGGAAGCCGGTATCGCTCTGATAACTAAACATGGGGCAAATAATGTGGAGCTTTTGATCCCTATATTTGAAGAGTCATTAAGCGCAAAGACCGCATCGTCTATCAAAGAGAACGTTATTATTCTTTACGGGACACTAGCAAGACATTTGAATTCTGAGGATGATAGAATCCATACAATCATTGCTCGGTTGATTGCCACCCTCGACACGCCTTCATCAGATGTTCAACAGGCCGTGTCGGCATGTTTGTCTCCTTTGGTTCCTATGTTCAAGTCaagagctgaagaataCATATCAGACCTAATGACGAAGTTGCTGGATCCTGTCACACCAAAGGCATCCAGAAAAGGAGCAGCTTGGGGGATCGCGGGGTTAGTTAAAGGCTACGGTATCTCTTCTCTATCTCAGTTCGATATCATTCGTGATCTGATTGAAGCAGCCGAAGATAAGAAGGAGCCTAAGCGCCGTGAATCCGTTGCATTTGCATTCGAGTATCTTTCGAAGTCTCTAAAGCAATTTTTCGAACCTTATGTCATTGAAGTGCTTCCCAATATCCTGAAAAACTTGGGAGACTCTGTTCCAGAAGTACGGGATGCCACTGCAGAAGCGACAAAAGCCATCATGGCACACACTACCAGTTTTGGTGTCAAAAAACTGATTCCAGTCGCAATCTCAAATTTGGACGAAATCGCCTGGAGAACTAAAAGAGGTTCTGTTGAGCTGCTTGGTAACATGGCATACTTGAATCCTTCGCAATTGTCCAGTTCCTTATCAAGCATTGTACCACAAATTGTCGGAGTTCTGAATGACTCACACAAGGAAGTCCGAAAGGCTGCAGACGAATCATTGAAACGATTTGGTGAAGTTATAAGAAACCctgaaattcaaaagttgGTTCCAGTTCTGATCAACGCCATTGGTGACCCCACGAAATACACCGACGAGGCGTTGGACTCCTTGATTCAAACTCAATTTGTACACTATATCGACGGTCCTTCTTTGGCATTGATTATTCATGTCATCCACCGTGGTATGCACGACCGTTCAGCTAACACCAAGAGAAAGGCCTGTAAGATTGTCGGAAACATGGCTATCCTTGTTGATACTAGAGACTTGATTCCATACTTGCAGCAACTAATTGATGAGGTCGAAACGGCAATGGTTGACCCGGTTCCTACTACCAGAGCCACTGCTGCTCGTGCGCTGGGGGCCATGGTAGAAAAGCTAGGTGAGGAGCAATTCCCAGACTTGATTGATCGCTTGCTTGGTACGCTGAGCGACGACACGAAGTCTGGTGACAGATTGGGTTCTGCCCAAGCTCTGGCTGAAGTGATTTCAGGACTTGGTTTATCgaagttggaagaaatGTTGCCGACAATATTGGCGGGTGTTTCAAGCTTCCGAAGCTATGTTAGAGAAGGTTACATGCCTTTGCTGCTGTTTATACCAGTCTGTTTTGGACCTCAATTTGCTCCATACATTAACCAAATTATTCAACCAATTCTAGCGGGTTTGGCTGATAACGACGAGAACATCCGTGACACAGCATTGAAGGCCGGTAAGTTGATTGTCAAGAACTATGCTACCAAGGCTATCGATCTGCTTCTCCCTGAATTGGAGAGGGGTATGTTTGACGAAAACGAGCGTATCAGGCTATCCTCTGTCCAACTTTCTGGTGAGTTGCTCTTCCAGGTCACTGGTGTCTCCTCTAAAAATGAATTTGGAGAGGAAGATGGTGAATACCATGGGGAAGTCACCAAAAAGATGGTGGATGTATTGGGTCAAGAACGTCGTGACAGAATACTATCCGCTCTATTCGTCTGTAGAAACGATACGTCGGGTATCGTCAGAGCTAGCACGGTTGATATCTGGAAAGCCCTTGTTCCTAACACCCCTCGTACTGTCAAGGAGATATTGCCTGTGCTAATAAGCATGATTGTCGTTCACTTGGCGTCATTCTCCATAACGCTGCGCAATATTGCAGCACAAACACTTGGAGACATGGTTCGCCGTGTTGGTGGAAACGCCTTATCACAGCTATTGCCTACTCTGGAAAGATCTCTAGAGGACACGTCTAGTCCTGATTCTAGGCAGGGTGTCTGTATTGCGTTACGTGAGCTCATCGAGTCTTCTTCTGCAGAAACTCTCGCTGAATACCAACCCATGGTTGTCAGGATGATACGTGACACTTTAGTTGATAGCAGCGAGAGTGTAAGAGAGGCATCCGCCCTGTGCTTTGATGCATATCAAGAAGTGGTGGGTAATGTTGCCGTTGACGAAGTGCTACCTTACATGTTGAACTTACTCGAGTCTTCAGCGGATTCACAATATGCGCTTTTGGgtcttcaagagattatgTCGACCAAATCCGAGCTTATTTTCCCAATATTGATCCCAACACTTTTATCTCCACCAATAGATGCTTTCAGAGCATCCGCAGTCGGTTCCTTGGCGGAAGTTGCAGGTTCTGCGCTTTATAGGCGCTTGTCAACCATTATTAATGCTCTTGTCGATAGTCTTGTTGGAGCTCCGGCTGACGACGCAACGAAAGATGCTCTGAGAAATGCTCTGAGTAAAGTGTTTTTGTCTGTAACTGAGGGAGAAGGCCTTCATCCTCTCCTACAACAGATCATGGCCTTGCTGAAGAGCGAGGTTCCAGAAAAACGCATAGTTATTTTGGAGCAATTGCCCGAATTTTTCTCGAAGACTGTTTTGGATTACGAAATCTACACAACCGATTTTGTTTCCAACGCTATTCTTTCTCTGGATGATAAAGATATGCGGATTGTTAAAGGTAATTATGAAGCATTGTCTGCCCTGCTCGCATCAACTAAAGGTAAATCagatttggagaagttCATCAAGCCAGCTAGACAAGCTCTTCATATGACCGGAAAATCAGGTGAAGACCTGCCAGCATTTGCGTTGCCAAAGGGACCAAACTGTGTTCTACCTATATTCTTGCACGGTTTAATGTATGGCTCCAACGATGAGCGTGAGGATTCTGCTTTAGGTATCGCTGATGTAGTATCCAAGACACCAGCTGCGGGTTTGAAACCATATGTCAGCACAATAACCGGTCCGCTAATTCGTGTAGTGGGAGAAAGATTCAGCAGTGACATAAAAGCAGCCATTCTTTATGCTTTGAATATTCTTTTCGCCAAAATCCCACAATTTTTGAGACCATTTATTCCACAGCTGCAAAGAACCTTCATCAAATCCTTGTCTGACCCATCGAATGAAACACTTAGACTGCGGGCAGCAAAGGCTCTAGGAACCCTAATCGAATATCAACCAAGAGTCGATCCATTAGTGGTTGAATTGGTTACTGGTGCTAAGCAAACTACTGACTTCGGGGTCAAGACAGCTATGTTAAAGGCGCTGTTGGAAGTCGTGAGTAAAGCTGGCACTAAACTGGGCGAACCATCAAAACTGAAAATCGTTgatcttgttgaagaggGTATTTTATCCTCAAATGATAAACTTGCAACTGCATACGCAAAATTGATCGGTTCCGTTTCAGAAGTTTTGTCCACTGAAGAGGTTCacaaaattttggagaCAAAGGTGTTAGGTTCAGCTCTGACTGACGATTCGAAGAAGTATGGTATCCTGACCTTGAATTCCTTTTTAAGAGATGTGCCCCTCCATATCATCAACACAGACCTTGTGGATGATGTAGTCGAATACGTCCGcaatgcaattgagtcACCTAACGCTTATTTCTGCGAAAACGGTCTCATAGCGGCAAGTAAAATGTTGTTATTAGAAAATGAGACGAAGTCACCATTTTCGAAAGCTGAAGCTCAAGAAAGGCTTCACCTAGGTGAGGAAAATATCAAACAGCTGATGAATGCTGTTAGCAGAGCAATTGTACAACCTGTGAGCAGCTCACTGGATGCTAGAAGGCTATCACTTGTTGCTGTTAGAACTCTAGCCAGATTCAAGTTTTCCGAATGCGTTGAACCATTTTTGGATATTTTAGGCCCTTCGATCTTCTCTGGTTTACGTGACACGGTTATTCCAATCAAATTGGCCTCAGAGAAGGCTTACATTGCCGTTTTCAGGTTagttgaggaagaagatatgGAGACATTCAATACGTGGTTTGCCAAGATCTCCGCGAACTCAGAATTGGCCAATGCAGCCGGCGTCCCTATACAATCAAGATCGATCGGCGATTACACCAAAAGAGTCGGTAAGCGACTCGCTAACGTTGAACGTGAAAGAATCGCAGAAGGTGGTGATGCCGAAGCCATGTTTAGTGACAGATTCGAAGATGAGAGAGAACTATGGGCAGTTGGTGGAGTTGAACTGAAAGAAGATGTCTAA
- the TDEL0B04570 gene encoding uncharacterized protein (similar to Saccharomyces cerevisiae YGL194C-A; ancestral locus Anc_8.154): MSNAHYLKLACHVLLALLICNLCLKLVDRYLLFNLTQWLLTCRGGECSDIKWWQRLPQLERLVWYFLDHVENRRQDIS, from the coding sequence ATGTCGAATGCTCATTACTTGAAACTTGCATGTCACGTTCTCCTAGCGTTACTGATATGTAATTTATGCCTCAAGTTGGTCGACAGAtaccttcttttcaatctgACCCAATGGCTTTTGACATGTCGAGGAGGTGAATGCAGCGATATCAAATGGTGGCAAAGACTGCCCCAACTAGAAAGACTAGTATGGTACTTTCTAGATCATGTTGAAAATAGGCGACAGGatatttcatga
- the HOS2 gene encoding histone deacetylase HOS2 (similar to Saccharomyces cerevisiae HOS2 (YGL194C); ancestral locus Anc_8.153): MSSTFSYDVKTKSEQPLFEFGSAYCPRVSYHFNPKVSNYHYGVRHPMKPFRLLLTDHLVSSYGLHKIMDLYETRVATSEEIAEFHTQDYIDFLHKVTPENLSKMPRGTLEKFNIGDDCPIFQNLFNYCKLYAGASLDAARKLINDQSDIAINWSGGLHHAKKSNPSGFCYVNDIVLAILNLLRYHPRVLYIDIDLHHGDGVQEAFYTTDRVYTVSFHKYNGEFFPGTGNHDEVGCANGKHFAMNVPLEDGIDDDSYINLFKSIMDPLITSYKPTVIIQQCGADSLGHDRIGCFNLTIKGHGECVKFIRSFGIPMLVVGGGGYTPRNVSRLWAYETGVLNNVLLSKELPEEIPFRNWFGPDYSLYPVLDDLYENMNSKKYLEDVRIRCLESIRYLQGAPSVRMDAENIPSTDITGLTQEEDEVIKELNEEDESWRLIQIEKENAKTL, from the coding sequence ATGTCGTCGACGTTCTCATACGATGTCAAAACTAAGAGCGAGCAGCCGctttttgaatttggatCTGCATACTGTCCGAGAGTTTCATACCATTTCAATCCGAAAGTGTCAAATTACCATTATGGTGTGAGGCATCCCATGAAGCCGTTTAGATTATTGCTAACAGATCATTTGGTTTCATCTTATGGTTTGCACAAGATAATGGATTTGTATGAAACCAGAGTAGCCACTAGTGAAGAGATTGCAGAGTTTCATACCCAGGATTATATCGATTTTTTGCACAAAGTTACACCAGAGAATCTGAGCAAGATGCCTAGAGGTACGCTGGAGAAATTTAATATTGGAGATGATTGCccaattttccaaaatttaTTCAATTATTGCAAACTATATGCAGGCGCATCACTTGATGCAGCAAGAAAGCTAATCAATGATCAGTCCGATATAGCGATCAACTGGTCCGGTGGTTTACATCACgcaaagaagagcaatCCTTCGGGCTTCTGCTACGTTAACGATATTGTCCTAGCGATCTTGAACTTGCTGCGATATCACCCCAGGGTTCTCTACATCGATATTGATCTCCATCATGGTGACGGAGTTCAAGAGGCTTTTTACACCACAGATCGTGTCTATACTGTGTCTTTTCACAAGTATAATGGAGAGTTTTTCCCCGGAACTGGAAATCATGATGAGGTAGGTTGTGCAAATGGTAAACATTTTGCGATGAACGTTCCACTCGAGGATGGTATTGATGACGATTCTTacatcaatctcttcaaatcgatTATGGATCCGCTAATAACATCATATAAACCAACGGTTATTATACAGCAATGTGGGGCAGATTCCTTGGGACACGATAGGATAGGTTGTTTCAATTTGACCATTAAAGGTCATGGCGAATGTGTCAAGTTCATCAGATCCTTTGGTATACCGATGCTGGTTGTTGGCGGAGGCGGATACACTCCACGAAACGTTTCTCGTCTTTGGGCTTATGAGACTGGTGTTCTGAATAATGTCCTATTATCTAAAGAATTACCAGAAGAGATACCGTTTCGCAATTGGTTTGGTCCCGATTATTCTCTATATCCTGTACTTGATGACCTTTACGAAAATATGAATAGCAAAAAGTATCTTGAGGATGTACGAATACGTTGCTTAGAGAGTATAAGGTATCTCCAGGGAGCACCTAGCGTGCGTATGGATGCTGAAAATATTCCGAGCACCGACATTACAGGTCTCACTcaggaggaagatgaagtaatcaaggaattgaatgaagaggatgagtCATGGAGACTtattcaaattgaaaaggaGAACGCCAAGACGCTGTAG